A genomic window from Agrobacterium larrymoorei includes:
- a CDS encoding ABC transporter ATP-binding protein, which produces MKTAKSRGPVDADTIAAVLKRVFAENARDHIKGYVLVVFCLLIVAGSTAFTAWIMDSIINEAFVNRRADLAFLICGAIFMAFFLRGLASYFQSVALSKIGNNIVARYQKRLYSHLMTLSVGYLSESRSAHLAAQVSQNIGGIRDVMNLTVTSVARDFLTFIALIGVMIIKDPFLSIIIVFIVPPLVLGLRYISKRLRETTREAIILGSRVLGSMQETLQGIAIVKAFTMEKPLEERVFATIDASERRSNRIARLSERTAPLTETIAGIAVSSVLAYAAYRAIYDNVPPGAFFAFVTALLLAYDPARRLARLQVSLERAVVNARMIYEILDMEPVQREKPNAVPLKIANATVELRDVVFSYKDSGPILKGVSFVAEGGKTTALVGPSGAGKSTIINLVPRFYDPTGGEILIDGQNIADVTTHSVRLNLAYVSQQPYLFEGTIRDNIRYGRPEATDAEIEEAARLAFAHDFILAQPLGYDTQVGENGMTLSGGQRQRLSIARALVRNAPILLLDEATSALDTESEAVVQKALDTAMMGRTVIVIAHRLSTVVKADKIVVMNEGQVVEEGTHETLARQEDGLYARLNNLQATGVRGL; this is translated from the coding sequence TTGAAAACCGCCAAGTCACGGGGTCCTGTGGATGCCGACACAATTGCTGCAGTTCTAAAGCGCGTCTTCGCCGAGAATGCGCGTGATCATATCAAGGGCTATGTATTGGTCGTTTTCTGCCTGCTCATCGTAGCAGGATCAACGGCGTTCACCGCATGGATCATGGATTCCATTATCAACGAGGCCTTCGTCAACCGACGTGCTGATCTCGCATTTCTGATCTGCGGTGCCATATTTATGGCTTTCTTCCTTCGGGGACTTGCGAGCTACTTTCAATCGGTCGCACTGTCGAAAATTGGCAATAACATTGTTGCCCGCTATCAAAAGCGACTTTACTCGCATCTGATGACACTCTCGGTTGGTTATCTGAGCGAGTCCCGATCTGCGCATCTCGCAGCCCAGGTCAGCCAGAATATCGGCGGCATCCGCGATGTGATGAATTTGACCGTCACCTCCGTGGCCCGAGATTTCTTGACCTTCATTGCCCTGATCGGCGTGATGATTATCAAGGATCCGTTCCTCTCGATCATCATCGTCTTCATCGTGCCGCCGCTGGTTCTCGGCCTTCGATACATCTCCAAAAGACTTCGGGAAACGACAAGGGAAGCCATCATCCTGGGAAGTCGTGTCCTTGGGTCCATGCAGGAAACGCTGCAGGGTATCGCCATCGTCAAAGCTTTCACGATGGAAAAGCCGCTTGAGGAGCGTGTCTTCGCCACGATCGACGCTTCCGAACGACGTTCCAATCGTATCGCGCGGCTGTCCGAGCGAACTGCGCCTCTGACTGAAACAATCGCCGGCATCGCCGTCTCAAGCGTGCTCGCCTATGCCGCTTACCGCGCGATCTATGACAACGTTCCTCCTGGCGCTTTCTTCGCTTTCGTGACCGCCCTCCTGTTGGCTTACGACCCGGCGCGCCGTCTGGCTCGTCTTCAGGTGTCCTTGGAGCGTGCTGTCGTGAACGCGCGCATGATCTATGAGATCCTCGACATGGAGCCGGTTCAGCGCGAAAAGCCGAATGCGGTGCCGCTGAAGATCGCCAATGCGACGGTTGAGTTGCGCGATGTGGTTTTCTCCTACAAGGATTCCGGACCTATCCTCAAGGGCGTCAGTTTCGTGGCCGAAGGGGGGAAAACGACTGCACTTGTCGGGCCTTCCGGGGCGGGAAAATCCACCATCATCAATCTCGTACCGCGATTTTACGATCCGACCGGTGGCGAAATCCTGATCGACGGACAGAACATTGCCGATGTCACGACGCATTCGGTGCGGCTCAATCTGGCTTACGTTTCGCAGCAACCCTACCTCTTCGAAGGCACGATCCGCGACAATATCCGCTATGGTCGCCCTGAAGCGACGGACGCTGAAATTGAAGAGGCTGCGAGACTTGCTTTCGCCCATGACTTCATTCTGGCACAGCCGCTGGGTTACGATACCCAGGTTGGCGAGAACGGCATGACCCTTTCGGGCGGCCAGCGTCAGCGTCTTTCCATCGCACGCGCACTCGTCCGCAATGCACCCATCCTGCTGCTTGATGAAGCGACATCTGCACTTGATACCGAGTCGGAAGCCGTCGTGCAAAAAGCGCTCGATACGGCCATGATGGGTCGCACGGTTATCGTCATTGCCCATCGTCTGTCCACGGTCGTCAAGGCGGACAAGATCGTGGTGATGAATGAGGGGCAGGTTGTCGAAGAAGGCACGCATGAGACGCTTGCGCGACAGGAGGACGGTCTTTACGCTCGCCTCAACAATCTTCAGGCGACAGGCGTTCGCGGACTTTGA
- a CDS encoding extracellular solute-binding protein — MALASAKPFLLLAMGVSLFTSSTATHAQEDGQWRVGIATVGELKHPKGFERFDYVNPNAPKGGALRLSTAGTYDTLNPLLAKGEAATGLGVVFDTLMKSSEEELSASYGLLAEALTYPDDISKATFRLRAEATFADGKPVTPEDVVFSFEKAKDLNPQLATYYTHVTKAEKTGDREVTFTFDEKNNRELPQIIGQLLVVPKHWWEANGPDGKPRDISRGTLEPVMGSGPYKIASVAPGSTITYELRDDYWGKNLNVNVGMNNFKTISYTFYTDRDVEFQAFKAGNTDFWQENSAGRWATGYDFPAVKDGRIKREEIPNIYRSVGIMQAFVPNARRDKFKDPRVRKALNLAYDFEDMNKTLFFGQYQRINSFFMGSDLASSGLPQGKELEILTEVKDDVPPEVFTTEYRNPVGGDPAKQRDNLREAVKLMKEAGYELRGNRMVNAKTGQPFDFEILVDSPAMERVVLAYTQNLKKIGINVTVRNVDSSQYTNRTRAFDYDMIVNLWAQTSNPGNEQADYWGSAAANRQGSKNFAGISNPAIDKIIREIIFAPNREDQVAAVKALDRVLLAGNYVIPQFYRGEMTVAYWNTIVRPTELPYYGVGFPEAWWSASAAK, encoded by the coding sequence ATGGCTCTGGCAAGCGCAAAACCCTTCCTGCTCCTGGCAATGGGGGTATCGCTTTTCACGTCCTCGACAGCAACGCACGCGCAGGAAGATGGGCAATGGCGTGTGGGCATCGCCACGGTCGGAGAATTGAAGCATCCGAAGGGCTTCGAGCGGTTCGACTACGTCAATCCGAATGCGCCGAAGGGCGGCGCCCTGCGGCTGTCGACAGCCGGTACCTACGACACCCTGAACCCCCTTCTTGCCAAGGGAGAGGCCGCGACGGGTCTCGGGGTCGTGTTCGATACGCTGATGAAGTCTTCCGAAGAGGAGCTTTCAGCATCATATGGCCTTCTTGCAGAGGCGTTGACCTATCCAGACGATATATCAAAGGCGACGTTTAGGCTGCGCGCGGAAGCAACATTCGCCGACGGGAAACCGGTAACACCGGAGGACGTTGTTTTCAGCTTTGAAAAGGCGAAAGACCTCAACCCGCAGCTCGCGACCTACTACACGCACGTCACCAAAGCGGAGAAGACTGGCGACCGGGAAGTGACCTTCACTTTCGACGAGAAAAACAACCGCGAACTTCCGCAGATCATCGGGCAACTGCTCGTTGTTCCCAAGCACTGGTGGGAGGCCAACGGTCCGGATGGAAAGCCACGCGACATTTCACGCGGGACATTGGAGCCGGTCATGGGGTCCGGACCCTACAAGATCGCCTCTGTGGCGCCGGGCTCCACGATCACTTACGAATTGCGTGACGATTATTGGGGTAAAAACCTGAACGTCAATGTCGGCATGAACAACTTCAAGACGATCAGCTATACGTTCTATACGGATCGCGACGTGGAGTTTCAGGCCTTCAAAGCAGGAAATACGGATTTCTGGCAGGAAAACTCTGCCGGGCGCTGGGCAACCGGCTATGATTTTCCAGCCGTCAAGGACGGACGGATAAAGCGCGAGGAAATTCCGAATATCTACCGCTCGGTCGGTATCATGCAGGCCTTCGTGCCCAATGCTCGCCGGGACAAGTTCAAGGATCCGAGAGTCCGCAAAGCGCTGAACCTTGCCTATGACTTCGAGGATATGAACAAGACGCTGTTCTTCGGCCAATATCAGAGGATCAATAGCTTCTTCATGGGAAGCGACCTTGCCTCATCCGGTTTGCCGCAGGGCAAAGAGCTGGAAATCCTGACCGAAGTAAAAGATGACGTGCCGCCGGAGGTCTTTACCACCGAGTATCGCAATCCCGTTGGTGGCGATCCTGCCAAGCAGCGCGACAATTTACGTGAGGCCGTCAAGCTGATGAAAGAGGCGGGCTACGAGTTGCGGGGCAACCGCATGGTCAACGCGAAGACGGGCCAGCCTTTCGATTTCGAAATCCTGGTTGATTCTCCCGCCATGGAGCGCGTCGTCCTGGCTTACACCCAAAACCTGAAGAAGATCGGCATCAATGTCACCGTTCGAAACGTGGATTCGTCGCAATACACCAATCGCACACGCGCCTTCGACTACGACATGATCGTCAATCTTTGGGCTCAAACCTCTAATCCCGGTAATGAACAAGCCGATTATTGGGGTTCGGCCGCAGCCAACCGCCAAGGCTCGAAAAACTTCGCCGGCATTAGCAATCCTGCGATCGACAAGATCATCCGTGAGATTATCTTTGCTCCCAACCGTGAGGATCAGGTCGCCGCCGTCAAGGCGCTGGATCGGGTTCTACTGGCGGGCAACTACGTCATCCCGCAATTCTACCGCGGCGAGATGACGGTCGCTTACTGGAATACGATCGTTCGCCCCACGGAATTGCCCTATTACGGCGTTGGTTTCCCTGAAGCCTGGTGGTCGGCCAGTGCGGCAAAATGA
- a CDS encoding methylglyoxal synthase, producing the protein MDSKRCVALIAHDEKKNDMAEFAREHQDALSAFRIVATGTTGGRVQDACPKLDVIRLKSGPLGGDQQIGAMIATGDVDMLIFFVDPLTSMPHDVDVKALTRLATVYDIPMALNRATAERLIDFHIQK; encoded by the coding sequence ATGGACAGCAAACGCTGCGTGGCGCTGATTGCGCATGATGAGAAGAAGAATGACATGGCGGAGTTTGCCCGCGAACATCAGGATGCACTCTCAGCGTTCCGGATCGTCGCCACCGGCACCACGGGCGGGCGTGTTCAGGATGCCTGTCCAAAGCTCGACGTCATTCGTCTGAAAAGCGGACCGCTTGGTGGCGACCAGCAAATTGGCGCCATGATCGCCACTGGCGATGTCGACATGCTGATCTTCTTCGTCGACCCACTCACCTCTATGCCGCATGATGTGGACGTGAAAGCCTTGACACGGCTTGCCACCGTCTACGACATACCGATGGCGCTCAACCGCGCGACGGCCGAGCGACTGATCGACTTCCACATCCAAAAATAG
- the mepA gene encoding penicillin-insensitive murein endopeptidase has protein sequence MRLKTMTARRLSLIAFSVISMIGADLAPAFAEDLPAKQVFGHIDLPSAGPSRSYGSYAKGCQSGAVALPTEGEGFQAMRLSRNRRWGQPQLISFIERFGQDAQKIGWPGLLIGDISQPRGGPMLTGHASHQIGLDVDIWWRKMPDHIMSAQEREDTPFISMLDKSKFLTVDDRKWSPLNARLVMMAASYPQVERIFVNPAIKQKLCQSWTGDRTFMGKIRPIYGHDEHFHVRLSCPAGATDCKPQAAVGPGDGCDKSLAWWFTKEPWAAPKKDPNAKPAKPPRPMMVSDLPKACAAIAVAPSAGRSQPAVQSSYTSPAAPTVSGSASSSSGAPVPPADVPRPSARPSMN, from the coding sequence ATGAGATTAAAGACAATGACAGCGCGCAGGCTTTCGCTTATCGCTTTTTCGGTCATCTCGATGATCGGCGCAGATCTCGCCCCAGCCTTTGCGGAAGACCTGCCTGCAAAACAGGTTTTTGGCCATATCGATCTTCCTTCCGCAGGTCCCTCCAGGTCTTACGGTTCCTATGCAAAAGGATGCCAGTCCGGTGCGGTTGCCCTGCCGACGGAAGGCGAAGGTTTCCAGGCCATGCGTCTTTCCCGCAACCGGCGCTGGGGCCAACCCCAGCTCATCTCCTTCATCGAACGCTTTGGCCAGGATGCGCAGAAGATCGGCTGGCCGGGCCTCTTGATCGGCGATATCTCCCAGCCGCGTGGCGGCCCGATGCTGACGGGCCACGCTTCCCATCAGATCGGGCTGGATGTCGATATCTGGTGGCGCAAGATGCCGGACCACATTATGAGCGCCCAGGAGCGCGAGGATACGCCGTTCATTTCGATGCTCGACAAGAGCAAGTTCCTGACCGTCGACGACCGCAAATGGTCTCCACTCAACGCGCGGCTGGTGATGATGGCGGCAAGCTATCCGCAGGTGGAGCGCATCTTCGTCAACCCGGCCATCAAGCAGAAGCTGTGCCAGAGCTGGACCGGCGACCGAACTTTCATGGGCAAGATCCGTCCCATCTACGGTCACGACGAACACTTCCACGTCCGCCTCTCCTGCCCCGCCGGCGCGACCGACTGCAAGCCGCAGGCGGCGGTGGGTCCGGGCGATGGCTGCGACAAGTCGCTGGCCTGGTGGTTCACCAAGGAACCCTGGGCGGCACCCAAAAAGGACCCGAACGCCAAACCGGCGAAGCCGCCGAGACCAATGATGGTGTCAGACCTGCCAAAAGCCTGTGCCGCCATTGCGGTCGCACCTTCCGCCGGAAGATCACAGCCCGCGGTGCAAAGCTCCTACACCAGCCCTGCCGCTCCAACGGTGAGCGGCAGTGCTTCCTCATCCTCCGGTGCACCGGTTCCGCCGGCTGACGTGCCAAGACCTTCTGCGCGTCCTTCGATGAATTGA
- a CDS encoding glucokinase has translation MPNENDHLSFPILIGDIGGTNARFCILPDATSEAVHLTTVKTADYPSIDDAIKIAVLSNTAIKPVSALLAVAGPIESDEIPLTNCHWVVKPKEMLSNLGLSDVVVVNDFEAQALAIAALDDDNRELVGTNRPDMMASRVVLGPGTGLGVGGLVYARHMWFPVPGEGGHVDLGPRTERDRQVFPHLETIEGRISGEQILCGRGLVNLYRAICATDGVAPTFSDPADVTAHGLGGSNAQAEETLSLFSTYLGRVAGDMALVFMARGGVYLAGGISQKIIPALKRPEFRAGFEDKAPHSALMRSIPTYVVTHPQAALAGLSTFARTPENFGVTLEGRRWQS, from the coding sequence ATGCCCAACGAGAACGATCATCTTTCCTTTCCGATCCTCATTGGAGACATCGGCGGCACCAATGCCCGTTTCTGCATCCTGCCGGACGCCACATCTGAAGCCGTTCATCTGACGACCGTCAAAACCGCCGACTATCCCTCCATCGACGACGCCATCAAAATCGCCGTGCTGAGCAACACGGCGATCAAGCCTGTCTCGGCGCTCCTTGCCGTCGCTGGACCGATCGAGTCCGACGAGATACCGCTGACCAATTGCCATTGGGTCGTCAAACCGAAAGAGATGCTGAGCAATCTTGGTTTGAGCGATGTCGTCGTCGTCAATGATTTCGAGGCTCAGGCTTTGGCGATTGCGGCACTTGACGATGACAATCGTGAGCTCGTCGGGACGAACCGTCCGGACATGATGGCCTCGCGCGTGGTGCTCGGTCCGGGCACCGGTCTTGGTGTCGGCGGACTCGTCTACGCACGGCACATGTGGTTTCCAGTGCCTGGCGAAGGCGGGCACGTCGATCTCGGGCCTCGCACGGAACGGGATCGTCAGGTCTTTCCGCACCTCGAAACGATTGAGGGCCGTATTTCTGGAGAGCAGATCCTTTGCGGGCGCGGCCTCGTCAATCTCTACCGCGCCATTTGCGCTACGGATGGCGTTGCGCCAACGTTCTCCGACCCGGCAGATGTCACCGCGCATGGTCTTGGCGGATCGAATGCACAGGCCGAGGAAACACTATCACTGTTCAGTACCTATCTGGGGCGCGTTGCCGGAGACATGGCGCTCGTCTTCATGGCGCGTGGCGGGGTCTACCTTGCCGGCGGCATTTCGCAAAAGATCATTCCCGCGCTGAAGCGTCCTGAGTTTCGCGCTGGTTTTGAGGATAAGGCACCGCACAGCGCGCTCATGCGCTCCATTCCGACCTATGTGGTCACCCATCCGCAGGCGGCGCTTGCCGGTCTCTCAACCTTCGCCAGAACGCCGGAGAATTTCGGCGTGACACTCGAAGGGCGTCGCTGGCAAAGCTGA